DNA sequence from the Epinephelus fuscoguttatus linkage group LG2, E.fuscoguttatus.final_Chr_v1 genome:
AGTAGCCCCCACCCCCCGCCGTCATGACTctggtcacacacttttgcatgtagCAGCCGCACATCACCGACAGTCTGATAAACAACGCAACGGGTTGTGACTAAGAAACCTAATTGCAGCATAACAATCTTGCATGAAATATCATTACTCTTTCAAGTAGGTACGTGAATTACAGCgattcattgcaaagaatgcatgtaacgggtacttACTCTTGTACTGTTTCTctgccatctcgttcaaatgtgCCAGATGTAGAGGGcaggtatttatacgtcatggcgttcagctgaaaaactcttCCGGATAGGAAGCTCTTGACAcatcctagctcgtagctgcttaaagcttgctgctagctcctagcgctagctcctcgctgcacaaataagagacttgggatggcctagaagatggcggacctcgacttccggttcaagcgaggagctagcagtagcgctataaaaataagagacttgggatggacccaatgtcaagctcagctcacatcccagctacatcagctgatctcaaacagccaatcaactgatggagcagctgattgatggaagaccgtcagctgatagatcacatgattcctttctatgcaactaGTTGGcaaaatctcattcagggtgtcctatttaaactgctctggcctgcctactgtggctgcttcctctgcaagtcactttgcaacccacctccaccccagctccttctcatgctgtgtctgacttatcaatgtcatttctgtttgtcattgatgctgctctgttctgttccggggggtctttgctgctgctctccttgcctcaggctttccatgtaggcgcatagAAGGGCAAGGAGGTTTActttctctgcctcaggctttccaacTAGGcgtgtggaagaggctttctatGTAGGCCTGAGAAAAAGCAGAGGCCCcaaaacagagccatactgccaaatgtaatactgcaaatggaaattaaattttctttgactaaagtggtcctgactgaaatagaAATATTCTAGATATCCCATGCACTATTTTATACACGTTTCCATAGAATTCAGCCCTATATATTTTGCATCTTTGGAAACCTTGGGTTCTCcactagaaaataaaataatgttctTTGGGTACGTATAACATTTGGTTTGTACTGACTCATAATCGGGCTGTTGCATGTGAGGCAGATATCTCAGTCTTTCAATTGTTTGTCTGCCTACAAGACATTTCTAAAATATAGTTTTTGGTGTTAGATAGCATACATTCTATTAATAGATTATACTCACTCTCAAAAAATTGGGGCAAGTTGAGAAATGTACACTgcaaaagtatttttaaaaatgtcacttcTCCATTTCCATGACCTTTGCTGAGTAACTCATCACTCATTTTTGATTATCCTACGTTTCTGCCGAATTTCAGTAAAGGTCAGGTGCAGTTCACCAGAGACGCtaagtgaaactaaatattCAGAGAGGGTTGGGCAGTAAGAGAAAAAATAGGAGGAAATGATGGGAGAAAGGGGTTGGGCTTGTTGTTAATCATTGAGTCAGAGTAGTGTTTGGTCTCTGCGTAGTGGACTCAGTCAGTGAAACCAAAACAAGACAGGAGTACAGGAGGGAAGAAACAGACTTAATGTATTTTAATATGTGCACACACTGAATGTTTTCAACAACATTTCACTGGAGTGTGTGCAGTTGTATCGTTCGTGCACTGGCAGAGAAACATTATACATCAAGATGCTTGCTGTTCACCTtgtttccttcttcttctccaaacTCCAGGAGGACCCCACAAAGAAGGTAAGAGCCACTACACAGTTTTACGTTCTAATCACAGCTTAAACTTTAGTTCCTATAAAGAGGCCACATTGAATATGTGCTCTGCTACAGATGAGGTATGATGAGATTTACAAAGATATCTGTAATATATTCATCTAAACAGCTGCTGACCTCTATATATCACTCACTGGCTTACATTTACCTTTAAATCCAACAAGTGTATTAATTGCCTTCCTTTATCTAACatatttattgtaaaatattGTATGTGCTAATCATGGCAAGTCCACCTCAAAATTATCAGacagtaattttgtttttaaagaaataaaatgtatattcCTTGCTAATTGCTCTCATGTAGTGCTGAATTATTCGCTGTGAGAAATTCTGTCAGGATTAATCAATGATTAAAGGAttgaatatatacatatatttgtaTCCACTGACTTGCTGGGGTTTTGCAGATGTGCCCACAACTATCTACTAAATCTAAAAGATAAGGCAGTAGCCTGTGCTGTAATAAGATTATCAAGGTACTGTGATGATTAGTTACTGTGTCACCATTGGTCTCTCCTGAGCAATGATTAACATCTTCCCCTGGCTGTATCACTACTACTCTTTTAGTGCAGATGGGTGTGACACACTGTCCCAGGGACAAAGTATTGACGCTGTCATAAGAAACactgctcacattcacactccgACACAAATACAATACGACATGCAACCAGGTGCACAGCCAGAGTGACCTTGTCCTTAAACATGACCCCACAGTGATACAGTATACGGGGAGGGACTGAGCTTAGAAAGGCTTTTTGATTCATGCTTTTTTTGTcattcctttcatttttttttttttttgtatgacaCACCCTTTATTTCCCAGCCACTTGAGGCAAAGAAGTCCATAGTCTCTGTCTCCTTCATTTAAGCAACACTCCCTGGATTAAGTTTCACCACAAAATGACCTTTGAGCTTTTAGTTGTGCTGAATCTGGCATGCAGCAATAAATCTTATGGCATTTCAAATGTTTGCCTCATGTAAACCATCAAGATGGAAGAAACCTGTATTTTTTAGAATAACAGATAAATCTTTCTGTTAGGACCACATTGTCACAACTATGAATACAGACCCCAAATCTGAGGGTTGATTAAACAAGATAAAGTGAATCTGACCTTGTGACACATTTGTTCTGCCGCCCCTATTTGTTTATGACTTTATTGTCAAGATAGAAAACAGAGATTAAATTAGTACGCATCATTTccctttgtgtctgtttgctgacTCTGTTTCTCTAATTTTTTTAGGTGGACAGGTTTCTGCACGCCATGCGCCTCCATGACGACCAGTTAAGTGACATCTCGGCTCGTTTCCAGGCTGAAATGAAGAAGGGGCTTTCAGCAGAAAGCAAcgctgcagcagcagtgaagATGCTGCCAACACATGTCCGCTCCACTCCGGACGGATCAGGTAACTCGCAGTAACGGTTTTCACACTGTAGGTCAATGTATTCTGAAGAAACATGTGATACAGGTCATATATTTTTGCCTGTCTTTACCACTCCTGCAGAGAAAGGACAGTTTCTGGTGTTGGATCTCGGAGGTTCCAGGTTTAAGGTGCTCCAGGTTAAAGTGAGAGAGGGCATGGGGAtcaggagaggaggagtggagatggaggagaagacCTACCCGATACCTAAGGAGCTACTGAATGGGAAAGGAACAGAGGtacggaggagaggaggagatgtggGAAACATGGACAACGAAAAGCAGAGGAACAAGGGGAGGGTGTAGTAAAGGGAAGGCATGTGGAAGAGATTTGGATAAGGATGGGAGCAGCAGTTGGGACACATTATCAGCCTTTTCCACCTTCTTCTTGACTGTCCTCCTGTCTTCTCTCCCGTTCTGTCTGCAGCTATTTGACCACGTGTCAGAGTCTTTGAAGGACTTCATGCATGAGAAGAACATCAGTTTGGAGAAGAAACATCCTCTGGCCTTAACTTTCTCCTTCCCCTGTGAACAGTCCGCCTTAAACCAGGTAATGACACCCTACATCCTTCCATTTGGTTTTCATCACCTGCACCTGCAGTACAGTATGTTACTGTTGtcctttcatttatttctttctcTGCAGGGATTATTGCTAGACTGGAGTAAAAACTATCAGGCTCGAGGCCTTCAGGGTAAAGATGTGGTCCAGGCCCTCAGAGGGGCTATTGAGAGAACTGGGGTAGGACATAAGCAGCTACTACTTACCTGTATATGACCCACAAactatttttcatttatcagaAAGGCCAGTAAAGGCACTGAGACAATCATACCCACTTAACATCAGTTAGAGTTGACTGCACTTCTTAAGAAACACTTAATCCAGTATAAAACTGTACTGTAGTTGATGTTAATTATCCACTCTGTAACTCACTCTGCAGGGTATGGATGTAGAGGTGTTAGCCATGGTAAATGACACTGTAGCAACCATGATGACCTGCGGCTTTGATGACCAGTACTGTGAAGTCGGACTCATCGTTGGTGAGTACTAGTGTTGTCATAATACTGGAATTtgtaatttcatttaaaatctCTTGCCTAATCCAAATCAACCCAACCAACAAAGGtaacgagtactagccaatcagaagaAGAGTTGGGTGGGTCATGTCTTCACTATCCAAGGAAACGCAACTTTGCAGCCAGtaaagaggagtgaggagtcagcagttaatgatgtaataaaacaggtttttcagcaactgtgaatcactgcaacccAACAGGGCTCATAATGAGCATatagtcataaatgtgcacacacaatattaggctgatgggttctgaatgcaccactcacaCCGTCTTTCTCCATTTCTCAAACAatccaacagaacttgctagctagcactagctaatgtttgcggagaattgttttgcctccagctaagtcCTGCCCACCAAAAAAGGTCACACTGTTTACTAAGAGTAAGGAGTCTATGGGACAGAGCAAGACTGTTTTGACTGTGTTCTCAAaccatttatttatgtatgtaatAAATCCCCTCACAAGACACAATTACTTCTTTTATTAGTgctttattatcttattatataatgacgaaaactctgtctgtctgtgggtatgtctgttccacgtttttctactcactgacgtggtaaatctatgtgaaactgcacatagtcattgaggattggcataggtagaaggtgactaagtgactttttcaaaaaattaCAATTATTAGTATATTCTTTTACAAAGTGGATGCATTCACCCCACGAGTTACTGTGCACACGCGTTGATATATGCATCTACCTCAAACATCAACATCATTTCAGCTGCAGCCGATAAAGGTAGGCTTATTAATTACTTAATTACATTTACACTGCTAAAAAAGTGCACATTGATGTCACATTGACAAGCTAACCAGTTGCCATGTTGTGTAGGTGTATGTGCATGTAATGCAATACAATACAGCTAACAGAACACAAGATGCTAAACTTTAGACTCTGCACATGATTACAATGTACACATCTCTGTTATGTACTTCATGGAATTGGCGGTGGTAAATTTACATTATATACAATGCTTTAAAGTTTACGACAGGGATACCAGGGCCAAATATGGAGGCAGAGTTTTGGCAGCTGTTGGTAAGCGTCTGATGGCTGGgcttacttatttatttatttattttttttatgtgtgggGAAACtggagcacccagagaaaacctCACACAGCAGAGAGTTTTATCCCCTATTTTTTAGGGAGGGCAGTTAACCTCTATTTAAACAGAGGGAATTCATTAGTCGCTGCCACAGTACTGTTGATGCTGTCATATGCATCATACAAAGATTCTAGAGCATGATCCAGACCGTATGACCTGGAGTCTACATTGTCAAAGTCCTTTCCAGTTAAAGTTTTGACTAAAGACTCACTGGATAGTTTCTTTGCATTTTCGTTGGCTAAGTGAAAGCCTTCTCTTAAGTATAAAATACTTATACGTATACGTATAAATACTCTGCCTGGAGTGCCTCAGCTGACTTCTTTGGCTcatgtttgttaaaaataactaaaacgCTGCCTTGAGTTTAAGCAAAATGATATTCCAGCAGAACTTATGACAGGGATACCGGGGCCAAATATGGAGGCAGAGCTTTGGCAGCTGTTGGTAAGCGTCTGACggctgggctttttttttttttgaagtgtggGGAAACtggagcacccagagaaaacctCACACAGCAGAGAGTTTTATCCTCTACTTTTTACCCATCCATATTTGAATGGGTAAAAAGCAGAGgaatcattttatcctacaCTTTATTTCCCAGTGCTAGGGCTTGATGTTATAAATAAATTTCTTCCAGCCTttgcgctttttttttttgggcttttccTGCTGCCCAGAACCATCATCTTCCCTAATGATGtcctcattttttaaataatatcgGCACTCTTCTTTCTGGGCCGGGAGGGCAGTTACTCACTGGTTACCCTCTCTATCAAACAGAGGAAATTCATTAATCATCGCTGCCACGGTACTGTTGATGCTGTCATATGCATCATGCAAAGATTCCAGATCATCATGCAGGTTGTATGACCTCTGTCTCTGAACCTTCACTTTCCCCACTACATGTTCAAAGTTTTTTCCAGTTAAAGTTTTGACTAAAGACTCACTGGATAGTTTCTTTGCATTTTCGATGGCTAAGTCAAAGCTTTTACTTATGCAGAAATACTCTGCCTCGAGTGCCTCAGCTGACTTCTTTGTTTGGCTcatgtttgttaaaaataactaaaacactGCCTTGAGTTCAAGCAAAATGATATTCCAGCAGTACTGCTGCCTGAAATTCTTTGAATTTAAGTCCTGCTTACAAACTCTGGTGGAACtgtgttgtgatgtcacagatgCTCTGTTCcatcatagatttttttttttttttttttttttttttacaaaacttTATTATACaaagtctctctctcacacacacacacacacacacacacacacacacacacacacacacacacacacattttctctgaaatcttctttaaaaaaattctcTTAATTCGCTGTCATGCCCAGAGTTTCCATTCTACATAAACAATTTATACatcaaaacgtaggaaaatttgtgcTGGTCGCAGAAATGTTACTATGgaatcacacacagtgacatatTTGGCTCAGTGAGCCTCCAAGCAAAGGGAGAGaccatttttttcacattcactcctatgtaatctgagaggagaaattccTTGAAAAGAGCTGGGGGGCACCAGATTTCTAACCTGTGGCCAAGATCACATGTTTGACAccacaaacattaaaaagacaTCTACACAAAGATCATTTCCTCTCCCTGGTGGTATCCATATGTTGAAAAGGAGGTGTTTGAGAGGTTTCAACTCCATTAAATCAGGTGCCTGCTCTGAACTGCTGTCTGCCCCTCCCCCTCCACTGGTCCAGGTGTCCCTCATTAATTATCATAGCAATGGCCACTCACAGACATGTTGGTGTGTGCGTTTCTCAgacatgacagcagcagaatctccattttatttttcacagttttccaTCTATCATACTACAGCCTCTATTACTAATACTACTGTTGTTACTTTTGGAGCGTTTATCTGTGCATACCCATGGGCTGTGTAAGTGTGAGAGAGTGCCTCTATTTGTTGTCTATTTGGCAGCAAACCTTTCATATCATTTCCAAATGCCACATCTACTCTGATAATAACGATAACTTCAAAATACACTCGGTAGAGTGCAGATCTTGCCGGGCATCCGAGCAGCACCCTTGGCTGATCATGACCACTTACAGTTTTTGTAATTCCAGCAGATGCAGCTCAAAGCATTTTTAGAAACATCTCAGAAGCGCCCCAGAAGCTATGAAAATATGCTCCTCATCTATTTTTCAGAGTCACGGCGTATTGTACAGTGACAATTGAGTTTTCCTACTAACAGACACTGCGTGGGAAATATAGATACGATATAATTATGAGGATTAAACCGTCACAAATATTCAGATTTGATATGtatcaatatattgatatatttggCAACAAGATATCAGAGTTATACAGTTTTCTGTAGCTGTTCGAGGCAGCAGACAACTGCAGTTGCAAACTTCTCTGTATACTTTGTGTCAGTTCTGTCTTCTACAGGTATGCCTCTGTTCATGTACGGTACTCTGCAAAAATGAAACCCCTGACAATAAATGCAGCCCAACAAAACAGCATTCTTAAAACTCTGAATATAGTTGAACTGAAACCTTGCTAAATGTCATTAaagttcaaatttatttttagtttgaaattaacatattttgacatgctatgatgaaaaaaatcaaatacaaataGTTGTTGTGCACCTCATGTCCCTCCATAAAACCTGAGATCCTCTGCAGCTGCCCTTTTATCTGTTCCtaatgtcattacaaaaaccttTGGGGATGCTTCTTTTAGCAACTACACCCCAAAAATATGGAATACCCTGCCTTAGAATATTAGACTTGCTGGCTGAGTGGACAGTTTAAAATGACAACTCAAAAAATATCTCTTTAACATAGCCTATAACTCGCAGCTATCTGTTTTAATATTCTTAACGtgtttgtatatatgtatttactttacttgattaaTTATTGATTGATGCATTTATTTACTCTTCTCTTTTCCCCTTGAATGAGTGTTGTATAATTGCATGGTGTTACTTCTTTGCTGTTTGTCGCTGCTGTCTAAATTGTAAAGCTCTGCATGCTGCATTTTGTGCATTAAAGGTTCTATATAAATAATAGTCAttccttcattcatttatttggttAAAATGTTGCTCCCTCTAGTGGTTCACTAtgttaatgcatgtgtgtgaggaaactgtattctgttttctgtgtttgaaGTATTCGGACTAGACTCTGAGGCAAATACAAAATCTAGAATAATAGTCACTTGTTTAATGTTAGTTTAGGCACAACACGTTGTGATTATTTAAAGATAACAAAAGGAAGCAAGTTTCTTTCAATAGtataaaaatgaatgcatggATATCctgtatgtttatgtgtttagGCACTGGCACCAATGCGTGTTACATGGAGGAAATGCGTCATGTTGACTTGGTGGAGGGAGATGAGGGTAGGATGTGTGTGAACACTGAGTGGGGAGGCTTCGGAGATGATGGGGCTCTCAACGATTACATCACTGAGTTTGACAGGGAAGTGGACGCAGCCTCCAACAACCCTGGAAAACAAATGTGAGGAGAGCAGCTTTGTCTTTCCTCATGAGATTGATATGGTACAGCACAGCATGTATGACACAATATCAACTGTGGCGTGAACCccatctgtttcttttttctcctcactgtagCATGGAGAAGATGGTCAGTGGGATGTACCTGGGTGAGCTCATGAGGCTGGTTGTATTAAAGATGGCTAAACTCGGGCTGTTGTTTGATGGACATTTGTCTGAGGCCCTAAAGACTAAAGGGACAATAACCACTGCACATGTAGCGGCCATGGAGGAGTAAgttatctgtctctctgtctgtgtcacacTCCCTCTCTGTAAAAACAAGTGATACCATCCACATCTTTCTATTACAGGTACAAAACTGGTCTGAAGAACACTATAAACATCCTCACAGATCTCGATTTGAACCCATCGTCTGACGACTGTGCTGCTGTTCAACATATCAGCACCATAGTGTCCTTCAGGTCCTCAAATCTGGTAGCTGCAGGACTGGCTGCCATCTTGACTCGAATTAAGCAAAACCGGAAGTTGAGGAAATTCAGGATCACTGTAGGTGTGGATGGAACTGTATACAAGACACATCCACAGTAGGTTATTATAACAAATATTCAACAAAAATCATCAATAGACCTTTTTCATTTGGAGATATCTTGAATTATCCTCCTGACTATTCACATGCTAATAGCAGGAACCTTGAATTAATATTGtaacctgtaaaaacacatttgtatgTAAATCACATGTTGTTGCAGCTGCTACAGATTCCCCTCTTTCCATTTCAGGTATGCTAAACGTCTCCATAAAGTAGTGCGGCGGCTGCTTCCTGATTGTCAAGTCAGATTTGTGCTCTCAGACAATGGCAGCAGCAAAGGAGCTGCCCTGGTAACAGCAGTCGCCCAACGACTGGCATCACGAAGGCGACAGGTTAggatgttgtttgtgtgtgtttctgtatactgaatgtagtttatgtttttatctaGGGCAGCGTATTGGCAATACTCTGCTGATACCTTACAATACAGGAGTTATGattaaatatattgatatatatacTGCGCTAGCAATATGTTATGAGTGTAAGAGTCAGATGGCTGCAGATAGGTTACAACACTGTCAGATCTAGCAGTAGGGGagtttaaacacaacacaaaatgaaccaCTGTCACAAATCTTTGTATGTAAACTATTAATGAAACATCAGTACAATGTTTTTGCATATCGATACAGTATTACAAAACACTTTGTCTCAGTACTCTATTGTATCATTATTTCTTACACCCCTAATTCTAACCTCATCAGCTATTGTATCTGTCAGGTACGTGCCCCCATCCTGCCCCTCTGTTACTTGATGTCCAAGGTCCAAAGACTTTATACTGCATATTACGTAAAATCCAGTTATCGTAAAACTCAGAGTCATTCTACTGTACTGTTTTTATACAAAGAGAGACCTCAAAAGTTAAAATATCTCCGAATAATCATCTTTGACCCGTCATTAAAACCTTTCCTTCATACGTTAGCTGAAATTTCCAATGGCTTCCTGCTGTGCATGACCATGACCATGCAAAGGTTCATGTGATTTCACCGTGCAGGTTCTGAGGAATATAAAGGGAAAGTGCCCTCAGATTACATTCTAACACAGTTGTAGTTTCTTAACATTAGAAATTTCATTGTAAAAATCTCCAATAGGTTATATGAAATTTTCAAAGGATTCCTGTTCAGGATGACCTCGACTATGTCCATGAGAAATTGTGATTGAACTGCACAGTTTTGGAGAAATCTTCATGGAAAATCAGCTCAAATTACATTTCGACACACTTAGAATTTCCTCATACCATCCTGAGATCCAAACTTTCgtcctgtttgtatttttaatttctcttatATCAATTAATTAATAGGACCCAATAagtaaaaaaactaaacactgtcaatgataataaagtcccaatgtcctcaaatgagacgacaataaagtcctaGAGTCCTCAAATGAGATTATAGAACGTCCCACcatcctcaaacgagacaacaattaagtcccaatgtcctcaaatgagacaacaataaagtcctaGAGTCCTCAAATGAGATTATAAAATGTCCCACCATCCTCAAACAAGGCAACAATTAAGTCctgatgtcctcaaacgagacacaATTGTAAGCtctgatgtcctcaaatgagattaTAAAATGTCCAACCATCCTCATATGAGCCAACAATTAAGTCCCACCATCCTCAATCGAGACAACAATTAAGTCCCACCATCCTCAGTCAAGACAACAAGTCctgatgtcctcaaacgagacacaATTGTAAGCtctgatgtcctcaaatgagattaTAAAATGTCCAACCATCCTCATATGAGACAACAATTAAGtcctgatgtcctcaaatgagacgataataaagtcctagAGTCCTCAAATGAGATTATAAAACGTCCCACcatcctcaaacaagacaacagttaaatcctgatgtcctcaaatgagattaTAAAATGTCCCACCATCCTCAAACGAAACAACAATTTTAAGTCCTGATGTtctcaaacgagacaacaattTTAAGTTctgatgtcctcaaacgagacaacagTTAAGtcctgatgtcctcaaatgagacaacaattaAGTTctgatgtcctcaaacgagacaacagTTAGTCCTGATGTTCTCAAACGAGACAACAGTTAAGTCCTGATGTCCTCAAAGGAGACAACAATTAAGTTctgatgtcctcaaacaagacaacagttAAGTCCTGATGTtctcaaacaagacaacagttaagacctgatgtcctcaaatgagattaTAAAACGTCCCACCATCCTCAAACGAAACAACAATTAAGTcttgatgtcctcaaatgagacgacaataaagtcctaGAGTCCTCAAACaacatgataataaagtcccaatgtcttcaaacaaggacttcctaattaacagtgtcttagcttgttactgttgctacaatttgttgccatatcaaactacaaacattattaatcataaataaacaactttcaaccataaaatgtgatcaggttttggaccttgtccacttttgtgtcaggatcggtTGTATACTGACGTGGCAAAGttagctgccatcttgtttttacatggattagtgtattgtggtcttactaccactagatggtataaggtcaagtaaacctaaaatgtgatgtctccatatgaggacacagggtctcaggaggatatttatGTATCATAGTGCCCTTCTGATTTCACCAGGTGCAGTTTGTTGTAGGATGCCAAGTTGCATTCTGTGGAAATATGGATTGTAATAATTCAATAGGTTATGCTATAAATTATGTTAGTgtggtttgcttttttaaaatactgGTCCATGTGCCCCTTTTAACTTTTAGCACCTGCCCCTCTAAAGGTTTCTGCACAGCCCTGATGTCTGATATTATACAGTATCTCCGACATGTATCGCAGGTGGATGAGACGCTGTCTCCCTTCAAACTGACCCCAGAGCAGCTCCAGTTGGTGAAGAGCAGGATGAGGGCGGGGCTGGAAGCAGGGCTGAAGAGTAAAGGCCCCTCTGCTATCAAGATGCTGCCTTCTTTTGTGTACCGTACACCTGACGGCACAGGTCAGAAACTTAAATGAAAATCAAAGTGAACAATTAAAAGGCCTTCCaaaattgttgttttctaatCGAATATACTGAACAGAATCCTTTTAAAACAGATAATCAATAAGTTActatatgtgtgtttttccagAGCATGGGAAGTACCTTGCCCTGGATCTAGGAGGGACAAACTTCAGAGCATTGCTGGTGAACTTGACAAAAGGTCAGCAGCCGAACACACAGCTTTACCACAAGATCTACACCATACCACTGGAGATAATGCAGGGAACTGGGGAAGAGGTAGGACATTGTGATGTGGGTTTCAAATAATATGCACAGAAAGCTGTGCAGAAATTAAACCATGGCTTGCCTTTGTAAAATATTGATAATGATTTAATCAGCATTTGAATTACTGAGCTAAGAAGAACATTTGTGGAAAATGAATTTGACCTGACAGCATTACATGAACAGTACATACTTGGTCATCTTTCAGTAAAAACctttccttctctgtctctctgtctctagcTGTTTGATCATTTAGCGCAGTGTGTTAGTGACTTCCTGGACTACATGGGGATGAAGAACGCTCATCTTCCTGCAGGCTTCACCTTCTCTTTCCCCTGCGAGCAGTCAGCTCTCGACACGGTGAGTGTGGACACTatgttagtttagttttttttgcAACCATAGAAAACTTTCTCGTAGGAATAACGACCAATGATCAATCAATGCTCAAATTAATAGCTTTTCAGagaaacatacagtaaaaaatacacaagtaaACAGACACTGATTTTATAATCTTTTTCAACCTTTGTAACTCTCCTGTAGGGCACACTGGTGAGCTGGACCAAAGGCTTCAAGGCCACAGACTGTGAAGGACAGGATGTTGTCAGCATGCTGAGGGAAGCCATAAAGAGGCGCAACGTGAgtaaaatacaacagaaaagATTCAGTATGGATTACCTGGGATTTGTCAGATAAGGTGAAAGAATAATCCTGCATGCTTTCCTATTTATACATATTTGTTTAAGTGCATGTGGAAGTAAAGAACCTGTAAGATGCACAAAACTGTTTCACCACAAATTGAATGTAA
Encoded proteins:
- the LOC125881853 gene encoding hexokinase HKDC1-like, coding for MLAVHLVSFFFSKLQEDPTKKVDRFLHAMRLHDDQLSDISARFQAEMKKGLSAESNAAAAVKMLPTHVRSTPDGSEKGQFLVLDLGGSRFKVLQVKVREGMGIRRGGVEMEEKTYPIPKELLNGKGTELFDHVSESLKDFMHEKNISLEKKHPLALTFSFPCEQSALNQGLLLDWSKNYQARGLQGKDVVQALRGAIERTGGMDVEVLAMVNDTVATMMTCGFDDQYCEVGLIVGTGTNACYMEEMRHVDLVEGDEGRMCVNTEWGGFGDDGALNDYITEFDREVDAASNNPGKQIMEKMVSGMYLGELMRLVVLKMAKLGLLFDGHLSEALKTKGTITTAHVAAMEEYKTGLKNTINILTDLDLNPSSDDCAAVQHISTIVSFRSSNLVAAGLAAILTRIKQNRKLRKFRITVGVDGTVYKTHPQYAKRLHKVVRRLLPDCQVRFVLSDNGSSKGAALVTAVAQRLASRRRQVDETLSPFKLTPEQLQLVKSRMRAGLEAGLKSKGPSAIKMLPSFVYRTPDGTEHGKYLALDLGGTNFRALLVNLTKGQQPNTQLYHKIYTIPLEIMQGTGEELFDHLAQCVSDFLDYMGMKNAHLPAGFTFSFPCEQSALDTGTLVSWTKGFKATDCEGQDVVSMLREAIKRRNEFDLDIVAVVNDTVGTMMSCAYEDPQCEIGLIAGTGTNVCYMEELKNIEKTEQKKGRLDREEGTPEGEDWEDGTEREGEEGDAEISKMCVNTEWGGLGDDGSLDDIITPYDIEVDKNSVNPGKQRFEKLTSGMYLGEVVRQVLLDLTSGGLLFRGHVTEALKTPGIFETKYLSQIESDRLALLQVRAILQQLGLDSNCDDSIIVKEVCGAVSRRAAQMCGAGMAAVVEKIRENRGLDHLDITVGVDGALYKLHPHFSIVLQETARVMAPQCNITFLPSEEGSGKGAALITAVAKQKPEM